The DNA sequence ACATTCATTACCTGCAAAAGTCGGGATGCAAGTCAGGAGCAGGTATcatatttaagaattttacGAGTATCATGTACACATGAGCCGATACTCATGTACCCGAATACCTATACAAAATTTCCTTAATTAAGGAACTTATCAGTTATCAGTGATAAATGATTAGGACTCAGGATTATACGATTTCTATAAAATAAGCTCTGTatattctttttgtaaaaCTTGGTCTCCATTTATTGGCATAATGATATCTACATTttagacaaaaaaaacattatccAAATATGAGTATTTGCATACAGTACACACACAAATATGGTAAGATTATGGTGAATCCAAATCTTGTATAGGCCAAATGTGATTTATCACATCAAAAAATGGATACACGAACATGCAAATCTAATATATACACGAACATGGCATCACATGAGTAAAATTGTATGATTGACAATTGTAAGCATCCAAAATGTGGACCATTAAAATGCTGACAATGCCAAAAGGTATGCATCTCACCAAACATATGCGATTCACTTTGTAAAGCTTGATCTCCCTTTACCATTAGTTGAAGACTGGCAGCCATTGATAAAACACCACAAACACGAAAGAAGTAAATCACATACTCGTCTTTGGAGCTGAGGAAGATAACCTTGTATAATCGACACAATCTCTGCTGCATCCCCCTCTCTTAAAAACTCCACCAAATACCGGAAGTAAGATTGATTCGCATAAAAATTTGCGGTGGCAATTTCACATGTTGGACTTCCTCTCCCACCTCTCTTTCGTGTCCAGCCTGCACAATTTGTAAAAAGAGCATTTAAATATAACTGAATAATCTCAAAGGTTAATACACTTGTATCATCAACTGATGCAGGCATCTTTCATTTCCTAATTCAACCACTATCTTCCCCGATTGTTAAATTAGCATGATAACAGACAAGTAAATGTGAAAGCGAGTCTGAGAATACCCCCAAAACAACTTCTGGCGGGTTTTCACAGCTGCGTTTCTTGCTACATTGTCTACTTCAGACGATACATTCACCAGTCTGTTGTTTTCTGGTTTCAAATCAGCAGTGCCATTCATAGTAGGTTTACTTGTTTCTTGATTGGAGCTTTCCTGAATTTCAACCGGCTTCTTGTGGGTTTTCCCTTTCCCTTTAGCTCCTGCATATCTCCAACAATCAGAAACCGATCAATGAACGTCGAAGAAGCACAGAACAGTATATACCTTTGTCTTGCTTGTGTATTTTAGATTTGGCTTTGATTTGTAAACGCCTCCTGCGCAATTCCTAACAATcataacaagaaaaaagaaccTGGAATCACTGCTTACCTTACAGAGTAACCACACatgaatatgaattaaaaacaaaacaaaaaaaggagagaaaaCCAATGaactcaattcaatttcaacacagtttcatcTCATGTTCATCAATTTAACCAGATATATCATTTTGGAGAAATATGTGAATGAAAATCAAGACATCGGTTACTCTATTCCCAACTGCATCTTTTCCATTGATAGAAATTAGATAATTGTAAATGCCTACtcataataaacaaataaatatgaatgttGCTACTTAATTATGAAGATGGAGTCTCCCAGGATCAATACACAAGTAAACACAACAATAAGGAGATTGCTGATCAAAACCTATTGTTTTGTAGGGTTTGCAGTTTAATACAAATTGAAGAGAGGGATTGAAAGAGTTGATGGGGAACCTGAAATTTGGAGAGCTGCGATTCAGTAATTCCAGATTTGGGCTTGAAATTGGGGCGTAAACACGCCGCTGAGGCTATAGCTGCTTCTCTCCTTTCGTCTGCTTCTTCTCGGCTCTCCCTTTCCATTTCTCTGACTCTGCAATTTTCGAACAGATAGAGGATGAAGAGAGATTGTTTATAAATgagagaaattatttaattttatgtgaataaataaatagtatagtacaagttattttttttatataaataaaataaatatttaaattctgtgttcaatataataatttgtcctattaattttgaaatgtaaTTGTACTAAAATATCTGTATTCCCAATTAAAACGGAAAAGTGAAAATTTTAATGGTAAGAAGATGATTTAAGTTATTATCATGATTGAATTTTTAGTGTAGATTAATTACCTAAGTGGGTTCGATttcctaaataaaataatatatcaaaatacaatctaggatcgagttgtgagattattttagtcacaTAAGGTttgctatgactaattatccatgattatccatttaGAATTGAAtgatgagattgaatctcatgaactaAATACACTAAAAGCCCCCGCCATAGATCCCCCGTCCAAGAatgacaaatttattttgaaggtaattaatatttatttttcctatcAAGAATATCACATAGATAAAAGTAGTATAGCACCTGTTAAGTGCATGAATAATCTTGAGTTCTTTCAGATTATTTACTGCTGCGTGCCTCAGTTTTCCTCTTTCAATCATGGACTATCATTCCATACCTCCGTCATCTACAATACCAATGAAGAGACATGGGTATACTGAAATATCAATCAAAATTCAGAATAAATTTATCACAGAACGTGTATTGCTCGTCTAAATGGGATCTCTGACACAAGAAGTAGCACAATTATATTggaatttatacatatattgtaGCTTTTGGTATTCTACTTAAATGACTTTTAGTGAtccatataaattaaattaataataaatcacTCGTAATTATTTGGAcctttcaaataattttagtagatgaaatttaaagattcaataataaaaaatagtaacgccagcttaaataaaaattatgataactttatacatgcatatgaagcgagtatcattttaaatatttataaatttgaggcaaaattttaaatagttattagttatagaccttttgaatgaattaaaaGAATGTAGAGTTTGATGTAACTGCcaatcataattatttagCATCTTATTGCTTTGCCATATTATAAAAACTgcaaactaaaattaatcCTACAGCCTACagttacaaataattattggttccaccatcaaatcaaaataaaaattaaaaagtattaattggaaaaaaaacgCATTAGTTGGAAAGAAACTCCTATTGTCATCACACAATTTAGTATTGAAAAGTGATGAAACATTTCATcgctataatttaattataataaatgacaaTAACACTCCCTAAAAATCATTCATTTGAGAAGAATTCCAAACACTACCAAATCTACTATAAATATCAATCCCAAAATGTCATTCTCTAAAAAGGTGCGGATCTATAAATTCCTACAGAAAGCGTTGGGGTTTGTGGTCATGCACAGCTGTGAACGTATGCATGGAGCGTCAGATGGAGGTGCAGGGGTGCAGGGGAAGCTTATCATGGAGATGCAACACATGTGATCAAGATTTGAGCTAGAGTTAGTTGGTTAGCTTTTGTAACTAACTCGGTGTAGTTCTCATACACCCGAGACTTAGCTTAGTATATAGAGTCAGTTTTGTAGCTCTTGTTAGTTAGTCAGTTGTATTCTCTCCTTCAACTTtgtagaataaaaaatcattgaataaagaagaagCTCTTCCCccattcttctctctctcgcTTGCTCTCAAAATCAAGCAGTAGTTATAGATCTACAACAATTGGCGCCGTCCGGCGGAAATTCCGATCAATCCACATATTCAGATCATGGCTGCGCGGCTTGAAGCTGAGAAATTCAcccaaaaaaatgattatggTCTTTGGAAATTAAAGATGCGTGCGGTTCTTGTGCAGCAAGGTCTAGCTGAGATATTGAATCCGGTGGATGCAGATGAAAGCCCACAACGTTGTCGTTCTGTGTTTGGGAGATAAGGTGCTGAGGGAAATTCAATCGGAGACTACAGCTGCAGGCATTTTGAAAAGGCTTGATGAAGTCTATTTAGCAAAGTCCTTGGCCAATCGCCTCTACATGAAGAGGAGGCTTGTTGTATATATTAGAGTGGACTCTTATTTGGGCTATGTTATTTGTTAAGCCCGGATGTGATTAATTGGGCTGAGCCCAATTACTTACCCTCTCTCACCAGATGCTGCCACGACCCTCTCTCTCGGATGCTGCTTTCCAGCCGTTGGATGTAGGGTTGTGTGTGTTAATTGAGAGAAGGCTATGCGCCGTTCTCATTATTCACTctaatctctctctcctctttcGATTCAGtgcttctctctcttctctcttcttctacgATGATCTTCCGGCCATCTCTTGGTGATCTTCCATGGTTCTCTGATTGGTAGATCTGTTGTGAGTGCTGGTGTGAAGCAATCTCTTCGATTGCTTGTTGCTGGAGAGGAACTAGGTTTTGTGAGAACTCGGAGGTTGTGCGTGGAGATTTGTTCGGTGGAACTTGATCTGGTGTGAGGGGTTTCTCTGGTGGAGGTATTGGTGGTCTGAGGGTTAACTCTATCCAATCCATCTGTGCTCCCTTGGGTCTAGTTCTGGAAGAATAGATCAGTGTTGTTGTGGCGGGTTCTGAGCCAAGTTTATGTGATCTATTGTCTTTAGCTTTGTTCTTAGTTAGTTCTTGTGTTTAGATCCAAGAGGATCCTTCTTGTTGTTACTAACTTGTGTGTTGAGTGTGCAGGTTGAAGTAATCGCTAGGAAGCAGAGTTAATAGCTTCCAAGACcttgtaatagttagaactAGATTCTTGTAATCTAAGTTTGTATTACTTGTGTAAAATCAGCCGCGTGGGTGAGAGTTTGGCTAGCTCtcttgtacaagaacaaagaggtctcggtaattagtgaatctagactgatctgatccctacaaGGCTTTATTCGTATAGTTTTGTTGAAGATAAATCAATTTCAGAGCAGTTGGAGGACTTCACCAAATCTATAGACGATCTTGAAGCTGTGGATGTAAAAATAAGCGACGAAGACAAGGCAATCTTGGTTCTTAATGCTCTCCCAAATTCCTACGATCAAATGAGCGATGCAATTTTATATGGAAGGGATAAGGCGATTACCTTGGCTGAGGTGCAAGCAGCTTTGATGGCTAAGGAGTTACAAAGGAGTGCAGCAAAGAAATCTGACCCTCTGCTTGAGTCTATGAACATCAAGAAGTTCAGCaagaaaaatttcaaaaagaaGTTTGAAGATCCAAAAACTGAGGCCTCTACATTAAAAGAAACACGTTCATGCCATTATTGCAAGAAGCCAGGGCACCTTAAGAAAGAATGCTATGCTTGGAAAAGAAAGCAGACTGCAGAAGGGGGTTCACACACTAATGTCATCAGTGGTGAGGCAGATGAGGTCCATGAAGTGATGAATGTTGTGGATCAATGTCAAGGGGCTTCATGGATAATGGACTCCGAAAAATGTAAACACAATTGCAAAAATGAGAAATACTATGAGGCAAAGAGAGAATTGAGAGgttgaagagagaaattctTGG is a window from the Salvia hispanica cultivar TCC Black 2014 chromosome 1, UniMelb_Shisp_WGS_1.0, whole genome shotgun sequence genome containing:
- the LOC125212837 gene encoding uncharacterized protein LOC125212837; this encodes MERESREEADERREAAIASAACLRPNFKPKSGITESQLSKFQELRRRRLQIKAKSKIHKQDKGAKGKGKTHKKPVEIQESSNQETSKPTMNGTADLKPENNRLVNVSSEVDNVARNAAVKTRQKLFWGLDTKERWERKSNM